The window ACTAAGTAATGGTTTTCGATGGGGATACATATCTAGCAGGTGAGACAGATAATAAAAATTTATACAAATACTTCAGTGTTGACGTATTTTATTATGGTAAAAATGTTATGGTAAGAAGAGTGCTTAGTTATTTCATACCTTGGTAATGATTTTCTTATAAAAATATAGATCTTTATTACTTTAACTATCGAGGATTTAAGGGACTGTTTCACTCATGAGTGAATTTTGGAGAGAATAAGGTAGTTTATACTGTATGTAAAATAAAATTTGGTTAACCAAACAGATTTCCGAAAAACCTCCAGGGAGCAAAAGCCATATCCATTCCTGTTTGGATAGCAGCCTGCCCAAAGTTGGCACCTTGCCTAGCTGTGTTTGCTGTTGACTGAATAACCCGATCCACTGTACCCACGATATCATCAGCAACCCTGTCGAACATGTTCATTGGGGTGGTGTTGGGCCTAAGAGTCGTTGCCTTGCGGGTTGTTGACGGGGCTTTCGCAGTCGTAGCGGCCTTGGTGACGGTTTTAGCAGTTGTGGTCGCAGCAGCCTTCGTTGTGGCTTTGGCAGTTGTGGTCGCAGAAGCCTTGGTGGTGGCTTTAGCAGTTGTGGTTGTGGCAGCCTGGGTTGTGGCTTTGGCAGTTGCAGTTGTGGCAGCCTGGGTTGTGGCTTTATCAGTTGTGGTTGCAGCAGCTTGGGTTGTGGGCTTAGGAGTTGTGGTGGTAGAGACGGCTTTCTCAGACGTGCTAGTGGAGGTAGCAGCAGTACTTGAGCTAGTAGCAGCTTCGGTACTGCTACTGGCCTGAGTAGAGGAAGCAGCAGCCTTCTCCGCGCTTGTTGCGCTCGAAGAGGAACTAGCAGCAACAGTAGAAGAACTGGCGGTGGAACTAGCagtagcatcatcatcagcagcagcagaagCACCGGCACTGGAACTAGGAGCAGCATCAGCACCAGTGGAGGAACTGACAGCGAAACTAGCAGCAGCGTCAGCAGCAGTAGAGGAACCATCCGCGGAGCTGGAAACAGCAGCTTCGGTAGCAGAACTTACGGTGACCGGAGAGGACTCATCTGGTGCAACTGAGGATGAAGAAATTGTTGAGCTACCATCACTTTCAGCCTGACGGACACTCACTGATCTGCCATGCACCAGCTGAAAATAAGGAGAATGACCTACACTACATGGCATTTAAGTGAAATTTACGTATACTATTTGGTTTATGGTCGTATGAAACGAGACACTCTCTCGGAGAACGTGACATCTCGCTAAAACTACCTTGCATCCGCACATCTGTAGGTTCAATGCATAGAGATCAATTTGAGAAACTGAGCGACACGAAAATAAtacaaattttaaacatttacatTGAAAAAAGTACTCGCGGTGGAACAAACAACTACTGTATATACCATTAGGTAAAAAGATGAAAGTTTGTAATTGGTAAACGACAGCTGCCCTCTAACCTTCGCGACATGCGTACTGGCAGTCTAAGTAAGATGCACGGAACGGCGCACCCAGTCGACCCAGGAGACACATTGCATGTGGAAGTCTGGGTTGATCCTCGAAAAACAAACtttaaataatcaaaaaattaatgTACTGGAAGGGAACCATAATTTTATTTCACCAATTCAGAATATTACATCAAACAACACTTAATATTCAGGCTTtttaatcatcgtcatcatcgtcatcatcatcatcatcatcatcatcatcatcgtttttgATTTTGAAAACCAAAGGAACGAACCGATATATTTTTTCATTACTATAAAGTGGTGTAGCTATATTAATGAAGCTAAAAGATAAAATGTCAAATTTCTCGGTTAAAATGACTTAATCAGTATATATTAAAATTTGCGCAAAAGATAATATTTCGATATTTAACATTTGATGCATTCTACTATGTGAGGCATAACAAAAGAGATATTCCTGATTAATGCAATGTTCATAAGCTTCGTAGTATTTCTGCAATTATTAGCCCTATCTAAAAAATGTAAATAACAGCAACTAGAAAAATTGAATTCCCATACTTTTATGTCCGTCACATTTTACTGTAGGAGCTATAATAATAgagatacttcttcttcttcttaatctagaATTATCTATTGTGTTTTAGTTCCTTGGTGTTGAATTCTGAACAGGGCTGGTCCCCTGTGATTTAGTATAGGGCATGTGCCAACGTATCCTCAGTGATGTTGACATTTAATCTTCCTTACTCTTTTCGGTGTTCATCTATCTTGTTAAATAAACTTTGTTTAGCTGATTTCCAAAGGATATCAAGTGTTTTCGCCTTCTGGGTGGTTTCCTATCCCCGTGTAGTCCAGATCCTATGGGGCCGCACCTTCTTATGGGTTTGCCAGTGATAATaggtggtacaataataataataataataataataataataataataataataataataataataataataataataataatatatataatataatataattattattattattaattattattattattcctgacacACTCAGGTATATACACACAAACAGAAGGCTTCATGTTCGtgatacaagatcaagtcattgccacaaggagcttcagaaagcatatactgcatgatccATCTGTCTATTGAGATCAATGC is drawn from Anabrus simplex isolate iqAnaSimp1 chromosome 1, ASM4041472v1, whole genome shotgun sequence and contains these coding sequences:
- the LOC136857685 gene encoding spore coat protein SP96-like; the protein is MAAKFSLNFLLIACVAAVLVHGRSVSVRQAESDGSSTISSSSVAPDESSPVTVSSATEAAVSSSADGSSTAADAAASFAVSSSTGADAAPSSSAGASAAADDDATASSTASSSTVAASSSSSATSAEKAAASSTQASSSTEAATSSSTAATSTSTSEKAVSTTTTPKPTTQAAATTTDKATTQAATTATAKATTQAATTTTAKATTKASATTTAKATTKAAATTTAKTVTKAATTAKAPSTTRKATTLRPNTTPMNMFDRVADDIVGTVDRVIQSTANTARQGANFGQAAIQTGMDMAFAPWRFFGNLFG